The following proteins are co-located in the Leptospira weilii genome:
- a CDS encoding fructosamine kinase family protein: protein MVIKMDLKEAICDGLHKLGILNPGHRPKVTFHSSSLNEIYLATVPHHSFGVKVISNKEMAETEKESLEELFRIGVRVPECYGVVQAENFSLLVMDYIESGSTSGAREDLIRNLKLLYRKDSNSWGWKRNNFIGTLSQKNRWYSTFEKFFWESRLSTQLDLAFSRKLIAGKDVENVKYVFQKFTEEWSLNRSNPRLIHGDLWSGNILTGKNGHSYLIDPSISFSHPEQDLSMLNLFGSSLNLEEMQQILSFCGIENPEHFKDRIPFWQMYPVLVHINLFGSSYLSSLRQILRYYGKS, encoded by the coding sequence TTGGTTATTAAAATGGATTTAAAAGAGGCAATCTGCGATGGCTTGCACAAACTTGGGATTTTAAATCCCGGGCACAGACCCAAGGTGACCTTTCATTCTTCCAGTCTTAACGAAATTTATCTCGCTACTGTTCCCCATCATTCCTTTGGAGTGAAAGTCATCTCAAATAAGGAAATGGCTGAAACTGAAAAAGAATCCTTGGAAGAACTATTTAGAATCGGGGTTCGCGTTCCCGAATGTTATGGAGTTGTACAGGCCGAAAATTTCTCGCTTTTAGTAATGGATTACATTGAATCCGGATCGACCTCGGGAGCTCGAGAAGATTTGATTCGAAATCTAAAATTGCTTTATCGCAAGGATTCGAATTCTTGGGGATGGAAACGAAATAATTTTATCGGAACTCTTTCCCAAAAAAATCGATGGTATTCCACCTTTGAAAAATTCTTCTGGGAAAGTCGCTTATCAACCCAATTGGATTTAGCTTTTTCACGTAAGCTGATTGCGGGCAAGGACGTAGAAAATGTAAAATACGTCTTTCAAAAATTTACGGAAGAATGGTCTCTCAATCGAAGTAATCCGAGGTTGATACACGGAGATCTTTGGTCTGGAAACATTCTTACTGGGAAGAACGGACATTCCTATTTGATCGACCCTTCGATTTCATTTTCACATCCCGAACAAGATCTCTCTATGTTGAATTTGTTCGGTAGCTCTTTAAATTTAGAAGAAATGCAACAGATTCTTTCTTTTTGCGGAATCGAAAACCCGGAACATTTCAAAGATAGAATTCCGTTTTGGCAGATGTATCCCGTTTTGGTTCATATTAATCTCTTCGGTTCTTCTTATTTATCTTCGCTTCGACAGATCCTACGTTATTACGGTAAAAGTTAA